The genomic interval GCACGGTCGTCCGGGAGGAGGTGGGGGCGAAAGTCGACAACGGGGCGCTCGGCAACGACCGCTTCGACCCGTTCTTCGAGGCGGTGGTCTCGGCATGACCACCTTCACCCGCATCCTGCTCAACCCCCAGAAGCGCGGGGGACGCCGTCTGCTGTCCAATCCCCAGGCCATGCACGCCGCGGTCCGAGCCTCCTTCCCGCCCGACCTCGACGAGTCCACCTCGCGCATCCTGTGGCGCGTCGACCACGACGGACACGAGCACACGCTGTACATCGTGGGGCCGGAGGAGCCCGACCGGTCGGTGATCGTCGATCAGGCCGGATGGGCGGCTCGACCCGGCGAGACAGCCGACTACGATCCCCTGCTCGACGGCCTGAGACTCGGTCACGAGAGGCGCTTCCGTCTCACCGCGAACCCGGTGAGGAGCCTGGCCGCGCAGGGCCAGAAGCGAGGGAAGATCGTTCCTCATGTGACACCCGCCCAGCAGGTCCAGTGGCTCGTGGGGAAGGCATCGGCCCACGGGTTCGAGGTCCGGATGACGCCGGCCACCGACACCGGCGCACCTGACACGGCACTGCCCGACGTGATCGTAGATCGACGGGAGAACCTCTCCTTCACACGCCGAGACAAGACGTCGCCCCGGACGGGAACGGTCACCCTCCGGACGGCGAGATTCGACGGTTCACTTCGCATCACCGACGTGGAGGCATTCCGCCGGACGCTCACCCACGGGATCGGGCGAGGCCGCGCCTACGGATGCGGGCTGCTCACGATCGCCCGCCTGGAGGGATGACATGGGCCGCCTGGCTGGTGCACCGCCACCGGAGCGCATCGAGCTCGCGCGGGTGCAGGACCGCGTCTCGTTCCTGTACGCCGAGCGCTGCACCGTCCATCGTGACGCCAACGCCTTGACGATCACGGACCAGCGCGGTGTGGTCCACGTGCCTGCCGCCTCGATCGGCGTGCTCCTGTTGGGGCCCGGTGCACGAATCACGCATGGCGCGATGGGGCTCCTCGGCGACTGCGGCGTCTCGGCCGCCTGGGTCGGGGAGAACGGTGTCCGGTACTACGCTTCCGGGCGACCGCTGGCGAAGTCGTCACGGATGGCTGAGGCGCAGGCTCGGATCGTCACCAACCAGCGGTCACGCTTGGCATGTGCCCGGCAGATGTACGACATGCGGTTCTCCGGTGAGGACGTCTCCGCTCTCTCGATGACGCAGCTTCGAGGCCGCGAGGGCGCACGCATGAAGAAGGTGTACGTGGCCGAAGCCACCCGGACCGGGGTCGACTGGTCGCGGCGTGCGTACTCGCCGGACGACTTCGAGGCGAGCGATCACATCAATCGCGCGCTCACCGCGGCGAGCGCGGCCCTGTACGGCGTGGCCCATGCGGTGATCTGCTCGCTCGGATGCGTGCCGGCGCTGGGGGTCGTCCACTCCGGCACGGACCGGGCCTTCGTCTATGACATCGCGGACCTCTACAAGGCGGAGGTCGCGATTCCTGCCGCGTTCGATGCCGTCGCATCGGAGGCTGTGGACCCTGCCACCGAGGTCAGGCGCCTGGTGCGCGATCGAGTCGTCACGGCACGCCTTCTCCCCCGCATGTCACGAGACATTCACACCCTGCTCGGGATCGACGACGAGATGGAGGCCGACTTCGGGGATCTTCTGCTCTGGAGTGAGATGGAGGCGGTGCCGAGCGGGGTCAACTGGGACGGGTCCGGCGTGCTCGCATGATGACCCTCGTGCTCACCGCCTGCCCACCAGGGCTGCGCGGAGACCTCACCAAGTGGTTGATGGAGATCAGCCCCGGGGTCTTCGTCGGTCATCCATCGGCTCGTGTGCGTGATCACCTATGGCTGCGCACGGTCGAGCTGTGCAAGGACGGCAAGGCCATCCTTGTGTACTCGGCCCTCAACGAGCAGGGGCTCGAGTACCGCGTCCACAACCATGACTGGACCCCCATCGACGTCGACGGGCTCACGCTGATGCTGCGTCCGACGACCTCGGAGGCGCCCCAGCGTCGGACCGGATGGAGCACTGCACGTGCCATGCGTCGTGCACGTCGACCGCGATGGGGCGGAACGCACGAGGAACAGGGCGGCGCCACGGACTAGCTCCGCCGTGAAGCTGTATCCCGGCGCTCAATGGCGGTAGCATCGTTGCTGGTCAGCAAGAGTGCTCCCCGCGCGAGCGGGGATGAGCCGTGCCGGCCGTGGCGCGTGCCGCCGCGCAGATCGTGCTCCCCGCGCGAGCGGGGATGAGCCCCTGAGCAAGGAGAAGAAGCGATGACCAACAGGGTGCTCCCCGCGCGAGCGGGGATGAGCCGTCTGCGGATTCCACCGTACCCCTCCCCTCCCCGTGCTCCCCGCGCGAGCGGGGATGAGCCGTCACGTCGCGCCAAGAAGCACCTCCGGACGATGTGCTCCCCGCGCGAGCGGGGATGAGCCCAGCGTCATCGTCCCGGTATGGAACGGCATCAAGTGCTCCCCGCGCGAGCGGGGATGAGCCTCGGTCAGCGAACACGTACCAGCCGAAGACGATGTGCTCCCCGCGCGAGCGGGGATGAGCCGAGCGCGACGTCGAGTTCACCACCGGCGCCGGCGTGCTCCCCGCGCGAGCGGGGATGAGCCTGATCCTGCCAACGGTGGAAAGTGATACTCCGAGTGCTCCCCGCGCGAGCGGGGATGAGCCGCGCACGTCCGCGTCGGTGGACATCTCATCGCTGTGCTCCCCGCGCGAGCGGGGATGAGCCGGGCTGGCCCCGCCGTGACGACGCCGAGATGCTGTGCTCCCCGCGCGAGCGGGGATGAGCCTGCTCGCGGATCAACGCCGCGAGCCCGATCATTGTGCTCCCCGCGCGAGCGGGGATGAGCCCACTCCGCTGCGAGGGTTGGGTCCGCCAGCACCGTGCTCCCCGCGCGAGCGGGGATGAGCCGTTGTCGAGGGTCTGGAGTGCTGCGAGGCGAGAGTGCTCCCCGCGCGAGCGGGGATGAGCCCACCAGCCACCGCATCCCGATGCAGGGAATCGAGTGCTCCCCGCGCGAGCGGGGATGAGCCCGACTCGGGAGGCGTCAGCATCGAGCACCTCCCGTGCTCCCCGCGCGAGCGGGGATGAGCCGACGTTCGGCCCGGCAGCGCCCCACACGTAACGGTGCTCCCCGCGCGAGCGGGGATGAGCCCTCGGTCGCCGCGGCCTGGTGCTGCAGGAGCGCGTGCTCCCCGCGCGAGCGGGGATGAGCCGGGGTCCTCGAAGCTGATCGCGACCGTGCAGCGGTGCTCCCCGCGCGAGCGGGGATGAGCCGAATTTCACGCAGGACGTGTCGTGGATGGCGATGTGCTCCCCGCGCGAGCGGGGATGAGCCCGTGAGGGGGATGCAGTGATCCCCGCGACGATCCGGTGCTCCCCGCGCGAGCGGGGATGAGCCCCCCGCGTCAGGCAGGTCGGAGTAGACGCGATCGTGCTCCCCGCGCGAGCGGGGATGAGCCCCGGAAAGGACTCTCTCATGCAGATCAACGCCCGTGCTCCCCGCGCGAGCGGGGATGAGCCGAAGTCCGTGTTGATGTCGGATCGGTCCGCCTTGTGCTCCCCGCGCGAGCGGGGATGAGCCGCGGCGAACCGGTGCCCCGTCTGCGGGGGCGACGTGCTCCCCGCGCGAGCGGGGATGAGCCCTCATGTGGGCGACCGGCAAGAACGGAATCTGCGTGCTCCCCGCGCGAGCGGGGATGAGCCCGGCCGCTGGTGGGCCGGGATCCAAGACGCAGGGTGCTCCCCGCGCGAGCGGGGATGAGCCCGTGTCCGTGTTGACGCCCATCCGCTCGTCGTAGTGCTCCCCGCGCGAGCGGGGATGAGCCCGGGGGTCATGATGTCTGAGCCGATCGCCGTTGGTGCTCCCCGCGCGAGCGGGGATGAGCCGGAGGGACCCTGACCCCGCTACGCAGGGAGTATGTGCTCCCCGCGCGAGCGGGGATGAGCCGCCGACGGGTTGACCCTGACGGCCGAGGTGGAGGTGCTCCCCGCGCGAGCGGGGATGAGCCGTCGTCGCTCGAGGGCCCGAACAGCAGCAGACCGTGCTCCCCGCGCGAGCGGGGATGAGCCGAGCTTTGAGCCGAAGCCCCTCTTGGATGCGGTGTGCTCCCCGCGCGAGCGGGGATGAGCCGCCGTTCATCTCGGACACGGTGCCGTTCTTCCCGTGCTCCCCGCGCGAGCGGGGATGAGCCTCCGGATACGACTTGTACAGCAGGTACCCGGACGTGCTCCCCGCGCGAGCGGGGATGAGCCGAGTAGATGCCTTCATCGAGACGACTTCGTTGGGTGCTCCCCGCGCGAGCGGGGATGAGCCCCGGCTCATCCTCGCAACTGCGGGGCTCACACTGTGCTCCCCGCGCGAGCGGGGATGAGCCCGTGCCCGACTCGCCGCTGCGCGACCCGATCGAGTGCTCCCCGCGCGAGCGGGGATGAGCCGACGTCGCATCCCGGATCAGCCACTCACCACACGTGCTCCCCGCGCGAGCGGGGATGAGCCCACGGACCGGCATCGTCATGCGTGTTTCCTACAGTGCTCCCCGCGCGAGCGGGGATGAGCCCTCCGGCAGCTCGACCCGTGACGCGATCGACCGGTGCTCCCCGCGCGAGCGGGGATGAGCCTGCCACCGACCTGCTGGCCCCCGAAGCGGACCGGTGCTCCCCGCGCGAGCGGGGATGAGCCCCACATGATGTCAGCGGCCGCACCACGCAGGGCGGTGCTCCCCGCGCGAGCGGGGATGAGCCCGGGTAGGGGCGGGTGCTGTACTTGACGGTGATGTGCTCCCCGCGCGAGCGGGGATGAGCCGCCCCCGACGAAGGTCGAGGGCGGGGGCGGTGGGTGCTCCCCGCGCGAGCGGGGATGAGCCGTGAGTGCATGGCGGTCCAGTCGGGGTGAGTGAGTGCTCCCCGCGCGAGCGGGGATGAGCCGCGGGTCCACCGGGAGACGGCCGAGGACTTCAAGTGCTCCCCGCGCGAGCGGGGATGAGCCGATGATGTCGCGCGACCTCCGCAAGACCGTCATGTGCTCCCCGCGCGAGCGGGGATGAGCCGCTCCACGTCAGAGCCGGCCCATTCCTCGGTGAGTGCTCCCCGCGCGAGCGGGGATGAGCCCCGACGTCGACGACCGCACCTACTCGAAGCAGGGTGCTCCCCGCGCGAGCGGGGATGAGCCCACCGTGGTCGATGCCGCCCTTGTCGATGACCTGTGCTCCCCGCGCGAGCGGGGATGAGCCCGGTCGCGATCAACGACCGCACCGCCCTCTACAGTGCTCCCCGCGCGAGCGGGGATGAGCCCAGTAAATCGGCTGGTAAACGGCATTTTGTAGCGTGCTCCCCGCGCGAGCGGGGATGAGCCGTCCTGCCCGATGGTGACCTGCAGCGTGTAGGAGTGCTCCCCGCGCGAGCGGGGATGAGCCGTGTTCAAGCGCCTCGGCGCCCTGGAGACCCCCGTGCTCCCCGCGCGAGCGGGGATGAGCCGGAACCGCCACCATGGCCGCCCTCTACGATCACGTGCTCCCCGCGCGAGCGGGGATGAGCCGGTCCAGCCCCTCAGCGAGCAGGAGACCAACGCGTGCTCCCCGCGCGAGCGGGGATGAGCCGAAGTCCGATGTGGCTGCTTACGGCACCACGCCGTGCTCCCCGCGCGAGCGGGGATGAGCCGCCGTTCATCAGCGACTCAGTCCCGTTCTTCCCGTGCTCCCCGCGCGAGCGGGGATGAGCCGGTTGGCGCCATTGGGGCGGGCGTCGCTATCGGGTGCTCCCCGCGCGAGCGGGGATGAGCCCCCGATGGCATGGAGCACCGGTGATCTGATCACGTGCTCCCCGCGCGAGCGGGGATGAGCCTCTTGTTCCACGCGTGACTGATACTGTCCTTCAGTGCTCCCCGC from Brachybacterium huguangmaarense carries:
- the cas6e gene encoding type I-E CRISPR-associated protein Cas6/Cse3/CasE; the encoded protein is MTTFTRILLNPQKRGGRRLLSNPQAMHAAVRASFPPDLDESTSRILWRVDHDGHEHTLYIVGPEEPDRSVIVDQAGWAARPGETADYDPLLDGLRLGHERRFRLTANPVRSLAAQGQKRGKIVPHVTPAQQVQWLVGKASAHGFEVRMTPATDTGAPDTALPDVIVDRRENLSFTRRDKTSPRTGTVTLRTARFDGSLRITDVEAFRRTLTHGIGRGRAYGCGLLTIARLEG
- the cas2e gene encoding type I-E CRISPR-associated endoribonuclease Cas2e; the protein is MTLVLTACPPGLRGDLTKWLMEISPGVFVGHPSARVRDHLWLRTVELCKDGKAILVYSALNEQGLEYRVHNHDWTPIDVDGLTLMLRPTTSEAPQRRTGWSTARAMRRARRPRWGGTHEEQGGATD
- the cas1e gene encoding type I-E CRISPR-associated endonuclease Cas1e; this translates as MGRLAGAPPPERIELARVQDRVSFLYAERCTVHRDANALTITDQRGVVHVPAASIGVLLLGPGARITHGAMGLLGDCGVSAAWVGENGVRYYASGRPLAKSSRMAEAQARIVTNQRSRLACARQMYDMRFSGEDVSALSMTQLRGREGARMKKVYVAEATRTGVDWSRRAYSPDDFEASDHINRALTAASAALYGVAHAVICSLGCVPALGVVHSGTDRAFVYDIADLYKAEVAIPAAFDAVASEAVDPATEVRRLVRDRVVTARLLPRMSRDIHTLLGIDDEMEADFGDLLLWSEMEAVPSGVNWDGSGVLA